One Pseudoalteromonas undina genomic region harbors:
- a CDS encoding anhydro-N-acetylmuramic acid kinase, protein MHPHIEALYNSAKKPSRLIIGLMSGTSLDGLDVALCKITGAGLHTQIEVLNFITVEYNDEYKTKIKQVFAKRECDLEVLTLLHPWVGKLHGAMVNQCLITWGIDPASIDAIASHGQTIYHCPQSQHNHHDFKHGTLQIGDSDQIAVTTGITTVGDFRQKHIAAGGEGAPLAVYGDYLFFASPDENRILLNMGGIANLTFLPKSGDASSVFSSDIGPGNTIMDAYVQYYFKGMHYDEGAKLAKAGKVNVILLKALSDNAFFKLPLPKTTGPEVFNLALLRAAQAQTATQDLSHEDVLATLNALSATTIARALNDCAKGVQNCVVYASGGGIHNPLLMEQLLIHCPNIKAFKNTDDLGVHPDAKEAVLFAILANECLAGQRQSAKNKRGGILDITMGKVSFAD, encoded by the coding sequence CCGTTTAATTATTGGATTAATGAGTGGCACCTCTTTGGATGGTTTAGATGTAGCGCTATGTAAAATAACCGGTGCAGGTTTGCATACACAAATAGAGGTGTTAAATTTTATTACGGTTGAGTATAACGACGAATATAAAACTAAAATAAAGCAGGTATTTGCTAAGCGCGAATGCGATTTAGAAGTGCTAACTTTGTTACACCCTTGGGTAGGAAAACTCCATGGTGCTATGGTTAATCAGTGTTTAATTACATGGGGTATTGACCCTGCGAGTATTGATGCCATAGCAAGCCACGGGCAAACTATTTATCACTGTCCGCAGTCGCAGCATAACCACCATGACTTTAAACATGGCACCTTGCAAATAGGTGATAGTGACCAAATAGCCGTTACTACAGGCATTACCACTGTTGGCGATTTTAGGCAAAAGCATATTGCCGCTGGTGGAGAAGGTGCGCCGTTAGCAGTGTATGGCGATTATTTATTTTTTGCCAGCCCTGACGAAAACCGCATTTTATTAAACATGGGTGGCATTGCTAATTTAACGTTTTTACCTAAAAGCGGTGATGCTAGTAGCGTGTTTAGTAGCGACATAGGCCCAGGTAACACCATTATGGATGCCTACGTACAGTATTACTTTAAAGGAATGCATTATGATGAGGGTGCAAAGCTTGCCAAAGCAGGCAAGGTGAATGTAATACTGCTTAAAGCACTCAGCGATAACGCGTTTTTTAAATTACCACTACCAAAAACAACAGGACCTGAGGTGTTTAATTTAGCCTTATTACGTGCAGCCCAAGCCCAAACCGCAACCCAAGATTTAAGCCATGAAGATGTGTTGGCGACATTAAATGCGCTTTCTGCGACTACGATTGCTAGGGCGTTAAATGACTGTGCTAAAGGGGTTCAAAACTGTGTGGTATATGCCAGTGGTGGAGGTATTCATAATCCATTATTGATGGAGCAATTACTAATACACTGCCCAAATATTAAGGCGTTTAAGAATACTGATGATTTGGGTGTTCACCCTGATGCCAAAGAGGCGGTGCTGTTTGCTATTTTGGCAAACGAATGTTTAGCAGGGCAGCGACAAAGTGCTAAAAATAAAAGAGGTGGAATTTTAGATATTACTATGGGTAAAGTGAGCTTTGCTGATTAA
- a CDS encoding bifunctional diguanylate cyclase/phosphodiesterase produces the protein MALIKNNLWKLFCFLLLGGLVLLSVLLAYEWRNIEKEYRTNSQNRVEFSAQALKSTLRNKELMLDLIGRDILSNNNLTEKTSTIKLLDNILLENPVLLGFGLFNPQGEIIYYSSNLNASTMINLKENEKTRQSFSQTLSSDKMVLGQTYFNLSLQEWVIPIRKSLRNKSGTVIAVMTAGMAVSRGAKYLNILQSNSDDYIMLAREIDGFIQYSSVKDADIASYTKTKIKQALGLSDNALIKQTGKDKEIFKSSEEVFSIDTHVGGKPYLTSAKFDNRYQLWTLSNRAMEPIKNVFYWKVCWYFLIYLLICTVLYFGFRFIARAEQKRVDELFYLSRNDDLTKLPNRKALRDSFEAKKETSFSLAIINITNLRSMNNRFGMEYGDKAIKAYAAMLQATFAVPYLVFRNSGNEFCIITPHLSDEQNRHAFEQILASSIEQYETKNTERPLNMSVGVANYPEHGITKSKLVRSAHLANQWAKDTGQWLCHYHADIKQAYLRRLKVEERLNVALSEQSFSMVYQCQVNEQGKIHAMEALIRWHDGELGMVSPAEFIAIAEQSDLIFKIGDFVLARSISEFAKMQQHSDTPLELAINISVMQFQSSAFITTLLQSIETHNVAPQSIILEITESLFMDNLEHVIDTINSLKSRGIRFSMDDFGTGYSSLSLLRRLPIDELKIDKSFVDDILIDPKSNSMVQSIIAIANSHNLSVIAEGVEEQAQFDMLVDIGCKRFQGYYFYKPVNATSVIEYLQAN, from the coding sequence ATGGCACTAATAAAAAATAATTTATGGAAACTCTTTTGTTTTTTGCTATTGGGCGGTCTAGTCCTATTAAGTGTTTTGTTGGCTTATGAATGGCGAAATATCGAAAAAGAATACCGCACAAACTCCCAAAACCGTGTCGAATTTTCTGCGCAAGCACTTAAAAGCACCCTTAGAAATAAAGAACTTATGCTGGATTTAATTGGCAGAGACATCCTTTCAAACAATAACTTAACCGAAAAAACATCAACAATTAAACTTCTCGACAATATTTTACTAGAGAATCCTGTGTTATTAGGCTTTGGACTGTTTAATCCCCAAGGGGAAATTATTTACTACAGCTCAAATTTAAATGCCTCAACAATGATTAATCTGAAAGAAAATGAAAAAACCCGCCAAAGTTTTTCACAAACCCTTAGCTCAGACAAAATGGTGTTAGGGCAAACTTATTTTAATCTATCGTTACAAGAATGGGTTATTCCAATAAGGAAGTCATTACGAAACAAAAGTGGCACTGTGATTGCTGTAATGACTGCAGGGATGGCGGTATCAAGAGGCGCTAAATACCTCAATATTTTGCAAAGTAATAGTGACGATTACATAATGCTAGCAAGAGAAATTGATGGTTTTATTCAATACAGTTCCGTAAAAGATGCAGATATAGCTAGCTATACAAAAACCAAAATTAAGCAGGCATTAGGGTTATCTGATAATGCTTTGATAAAGCAAACAGGCAAGGATAAAGAAATATTTAAATCCTCAGAAGAGGTGTTTAGTATTGATACACATGTAGGTGGTAAGCCTTATTTAACCTCTGCAAAATTTGATAATCGCTATCAATTATGGACACTCTCAAATCGGGCAATGGAGCCAATAAAAAACGTCTTTTATTGGAAGGTATGCTGGTATTTTTTAATCTATTTACTGATTTGTACGGTGTTATATTTTGGTTTTAGGTTTATTGCTCGTGCTGAGCAAAAACGAGTTGATGAACTGTTTTACCTTTCTCGGAACGACGATTTAACAAAGTTACCCAATCGAAAAGCACTGCGTGATAGCTTTGAAGCAAAAAAAGAGACATCTTTTAGTCTAGCAATCATAAACATTACCAATTTACGCTCAATGAATAATCGCTTTGGTATGGAGTATGGCGATAAGGCAATTAAAGCCTATGCCGCAATGTTGCAAGCTACATTCGCAGTTCCATACCTAGTTTTTAGAAACAGTGGTAATGAGTTTTGCATTATTACACCGCATTTATCGGATGAGCAAAATAGGCACGCTTTTGAACAAATATTAGCATCTTCTATTGAACAATATGAAACCAAAAATACCGAACGTCCTTTAAATATGAGTGTCGGTGTGGCCAACTACCCAGAGCATGGCATAACCAAAAGTAAGCTGGTCCGCAGTGCGCATTTGGCTAATCAATGGGCAAAAGATACAGGGCAATGGCTGTGCCATTACCATGCAGATATAAAACAAGCTTATTTGCGCCGTTTAAAAGTAGAAGAGCGATTAAATGTAGCGCTAAGTGAACAATCATTCTCTATGGTCTATCAGTGCCAAGTGAATGAACAGGGAAAAATCCATGCTATGGAAGCACTTATTCGTTGGCATGACGGTGAATTGGGTATGGTTTCACCTGCCGAGTTTATTGCTATTGCAGAACAAAGTGATTTAATATTTAAAATAGGTGACTTTGTTTTAGCGCGTTCTATTAGTGAATTTGCAAAGATGCAACAACACAGCGATACCCCTCTTGAATTAGCAATCAACATTTCAGTGATGCAATTTCAAAGCAGTGCTTTCATTACAACATTATTGCAAAGCATAGAAACCCATAATGTTGCCCCGCAAAGTATAATCTTAGAAATTACAGAGTCACTGTTTATGGATAACCTTGAGCATGTGATTGATACGATAAATAGCTTAAAATCTAGAGGGATACGCTTCTCGATGGATGATTTTGGTACAGGTTATTCATCACTGAGTTTATTAAGGCGCTTACCCATAGATGAACTGAAAATAGATAAAAGCTTTGTAGATGATATTTTAATAGACCCTAAGTCTAACAGTATGGTGCAAAGTATTATCGCCATTGCCAACAGCCATAACTTAAGTGTTATCGCTGAAGGCGTGGAAGAGCAGGCACAATTTGATATGTTAGTGGATATTGGCTGTAAACGTTTTCAGGGGTATTACTTTTACAAACCTGTGAATGCGACCTCTGTAATTGAATACCTGCAAGCTAACTAG
- a CDS encoding L-threonylcarbamoyladenylate synthase, with protein MTSLQPTQLLNTEERINQAVALLKAGECVALPTETVYGLAADATNRDAVAKIFIAKGRPTNHPLIVHIPNQSHVHHWAKNVNKAAITLADAFWPGPLTLILNAKDDLNSPVTGGLPTIGLRVPAHPEFLAVLKQLNTGLAAPSANRYKQLSPISAAHVMRDLNGRISAVLQGGECNVGIESTIVDASSQQLRILRPGPISAADILQKTGLHVSTPHSHNEVVPGNVKAHYQPNAPAMLANTEDFAKILSENSQGKSHYLIYSTQVQQQLLANDIPSERITKLSSCPIEYAKNMYKALHLIDEKTPLNIYIEKPPVGSEWAAVNDRLSRAATS; from the coding sequence ATGACATCATTACAACCAACTCAATTATTAAATACTGAAGAGCGTATTAACCAAGCCGTTGCATTATTAAAAGCCGGCGAATGCGTCGCTTTACCCACAGAAACTGTTTATGGTCTAGCTGCAGATGCGACTAACAGAGATGCCGTAGCAAAAATATTTATCGCGAAAGGACGCCCAACAAATCATCCGCTCATTGTGCATATTCCCAATCAGTCGCATGTGCACCACTGGGCAAAAAATGTAAATAAGGCGGCCATCACGCTTGCTGATGCATTTTGGCCCGGCCCACTCACCCTAATTTTAAATGCTAAAGATGATTTAAACAGTCCGGTAACAGGCGGCTTGCCCACCATTGGGCTTCGCGTGCCTGCGCACCCTGAGTTTTTAGCGGTATTAAAGCAATTAAACACCGGTCTTGCAGCTCCCTCGGCTAATCGCTATAAGCAATTGAGCCCAATCAGTGCAGCTCATGTAATGCGCGATTTGAATGGTCGAATTAGTGCGGTATTACAAGGAGGTGAATGTAATGTAGGTATTGAATCGACCATTGTAGATGCAAGCTCACAGCAGTTACGCATATTACGCCCAGGACCAATTTCAGCAGCTGATATTTTGCAAAAAACTGGACTGCATGTCAGCACGCCACATTCACATAACGAAGTGGTACCGGGTAATGTAAAAGCGCATTATCAGCCTAATGCCCCTGCCATGTTGGCTAATACTGAAGATTTCGCTAAAATTTTGAGTGAAAACTCTCAGGGTAAAAGTCACTATTTAATCTATTCGACTCAAGTGCAACAGCAATTATTAGCGAACGACATTCCATCCGAACGTATTACTAAGCTAAGTAGTTGCCCTATTGAATACGCTAAAAATATGTATAAAGCACTGCATCTTATTGATGAGAAAACACCATTGAATATTTATATCGAAAAACCGCCAGTAGGCAGTGAGTGGGCTGCAGTGAATGACCGACTTAGTCGCGCGGCTACTAGTTAG
- a CDS encoding YbcC family protein — MSTLTHSDNRALSLSDSQNSLLNKVCGYIAPNWPLDQMIAVNPFWEMRHMPIEDVSARLDTLCNANMLMSKDFYLQKYNAGMITDKHLADAATLLNSDFNKEQLLQALRVDVPLVDWHNIADLLDQQRNKHKMAWHDEITHQLSQFCAAHYQQLGPMLHRNDTKAPSELYRHWLTVIQADKGISIVMDERHLNGYFKQLPTSADELIALTLKTLNIDNDSLELYAHSLLLDINGWASWLAYLRFQGQLYDTPTDEMKQLLAMRMAWDLVIWQYLTDHDSATFKQLQSQWQQEKALVVERLHAHKLAQKPLWVWAKAMELSFQYPLNEALQTATKAPVTNAQLQAVFCIDVRSEVIRRALESQSQHIETFGFAGFFGLPLEYQENGSAITRSQLPGLLKPAIHATQTHKDATLEASRQNSATWQSWSKSAPSSFSMVESAGWLYAFKLIKNTFLSKGDAKKCTPTDWQLTQNQQQLTLKDKTDLAQKVLTTLGIKELAPQVMLVGHASHTTNNLHSAGLDCGACGGQSGEVNVRVLASLLNDAQVRQALKTRGLTLSENTQFIAAIHNTTTDVITTYDAQLDDNLKKWLSVATQTAQRERLVNIEPKLVDKSADEINHAYHQRARDWSQVRPEWGLANNAAFIVAPRSWTRSINLQGRCFLHDYDWESDGDFAILELIMTAPMIVTHWINSQYNASVNDNHKYGSGNKILHNAVGGNIGLFEGNGGDLRIGLAMQSLHNGDKWMHEPIRLNVYIAAPQSAIAAIYNKHTMVKELIDNHWLTLIRWGDDNTLERFENGHFTTVAPSKERA; from the coding sequence ATGAGCACTCTAACGCATTCAGATAATAGAGCACTCTCGCTAAGCGACAGTCAAAATAGCCTACTTAATAAAGTATGCGGTTACATAGCACCAAACTGGCCGTTAGATCAGATGATTGCAGTAAACCCATTTTGGGAAATGCGCCATATGCCAATTGAAGATGTAAGCGCACGACTAGATACCTTATGTAATGCCAACATGCTGATGTCTAAGGATTTTTATCTACAAAAATATAATGCTGGCATGATTACCGACAAACACTTAGCCGATGCCGCAACGCTACTTAATAGTGACTTTAATAAAGAGCAACTATTACAAGCGCTTAGAGTTGATGTGCCATTAGTAGACTGGCACAACATTGCTGATTTACTCGACCAACAACGTAATAAGCATAAAATGGCTTGGCATGATGAAATTACTCATCAGTTGAGTCAGTTTTGTGCTGCACATTATCAACAACTCGGCCCTATGCTGCATCGTAATGATACTAAAGCCCCATCTGAATTATATCGCCATTGGCTTACTGTTATTCAAGCTGATAAAGGCATTAGCATTGTTATGGATGAACGGCATTTAAATGGCTATTTTAAGCAATTACCCACATCCGCTGATGAACTAATTGCACTGACTCTTAAAACGCTTAACATAGATAATGACTCGTTAGAGTTATACGCGCACTCATTGCTCTTAGATATTAACGGTTGGGCATCGTGGCTTGCGTATTTACGTTTTCAAGGTCAGCTTTACGACACCCCAACAGATGAGATGAAGCAACTTCTGGCCATGCGCATGGCATGGGACTTAGTAATTTGGCAATACCTGACCGATCACGATAGTGCTACATTTAAACAACTGCAAAGCCAGTGGCAACAAGAAAAGGCGCTTGTTGTTGAGCGCTTACATGCACATAAATTAGCACAAAAGCCATTATGGGTGTGGGCAAAAGCAATGGAACTCAGCTTTCAATATCCGCTTAATGAGGCTCTGCAAACCGCGACAAAAGCCCCCGTGACAAACGCTCAATTACAAGCAGTGTTTTGTATTGATGTTCGCTCGGAAGTGATTCGCCGTGCGCTAGAGTCTCAAAGTCAACATATTGAAACGTTTGGCTTTGCCGGTTTTTTTGGTTTACCGCTGGAATATCAAGAAAATGGCAGTGCTATTACTCGCTCACAGCTCCCTGGGCTACTTAAACCGGCTATACATGCCACGCAAACTCACAAAGACGCGACACTTGAAGCATCACGCCAAAATAGTGCCACATGGCAAAGCTGGTCAAAATCGGCCCCTTCATCGTTTTCTATGGTTGAGTCAGCAGGCTGGCTGTATGCATTTAAATTAATAAAAAATACCTTTTTATCTAAAGGCGATGCTAAAAAGTGCACTCCGACTGACTGGCAATTAACACAAAACCAGCAGCAACTTACCCTAAAAGACAAAACCGATTTAGCCCAAAAAGTGCTTACAACTCTAGGTATAAAAGAGTTAGCACCACAGGTAATGTTAGTGGGTCACGCTAGCCATACAACAAATAACTTACACAGTGCTGGCCTAGATTGCGGCGCCTGTGGCGGACAAAGTGGTGAAGTAAATGTACGAGTACTCGCAAGCCTACTTAACGATGCTCAAGTACGTCAAGCGCTTAAAACTCGGGGACTCACACTGTCAGAAAATACCCAGTTTATTGCAGCCATTCATAATACAACCACAGATGTGATCACCACCTATGATGCTCAACTGGATGATAATCTAAAAAAATGGCTCAGTGTGGCAACACAAACCGCTCAGCGCGAGCGCTTAGTTAATATAGAGCCAAAGCTGGTTGATAAATCAGCGGATGAAATTAATCACGCTTATCATCAACGCGCCCGCGATTGGTCGCAGGTGCGCCCTGAATGGGGGCTTGCAAATAATGCCGCCTTTATTGTCGCGCCGCGCTCATGGACGCGAAGTATTAACTTACAGGGGCGCTGTTTTTTACACGATTATGATTGGGAAAGCGATGGCGACTTTGCAATATTAGAGCTTATTATGACTGCGCCTATGATAGTCACCCATTGGATCAATAGCCAATATAATGCCTCGGTTAACGATAATCACAAATACGGCAGTGGTAATAAAATACTTCACAATGCGGTGGGCGGTAATATTGGCTTATTTGAAGGTAACGGTGGCGACCTGCGCATAGGCTTAGCCATGCAATCGCTACACAATGGCGATAAATGGATGCACGAACCTATTCGCCTTAATGTATATATTGCTGCGCCACAATCAGCAATCGCAGCAATTTATAACAAGCATACTATGGTGAAGGAACTAATTGATAACCACTGGCTAACACTCATTCGTTGGGGCGATGACAACACCTTAGAGCGCTTTGAAAACGGGCACTTCACTACAGTTGCCCCCTCTAAAGAGCGAGCATGA
- a CDS encoding NADH-quinone oxidoreductase subunit L, translating to MSEYIISLLLLIMPLSTFIAAWLIGQQSRASNGHVLFKVMVFNSIAFITAITLHQIYAFNLLSFLSLTMTRIIMLGLILFITLILIRFCKHYMQGEPRVNYFWRWLLLTITAVLVVVMSNHLALFWLGWVAISLALHKLLMFYPERPRAVLAAHKKFIVARVAESLLLIAFGILWFIHNSLYISDITAFYNTTTQPLSFAEQVAAFLIAFAALIKCAQLPIHGWLIKVVEVPTPVSALLHAGVINLGGFLLILFAPLFIQASAAQWLILIVAGLTTVISALIMTTRISVKVRLAWSTSAQMGLMLVECALGLFELALLHLVTHSTYKAFAFLNSGNGVNEDLIRRHIPKQSPACFAWLTSALISIIIVGAAWVISSYQGAVSIWLLLASALTILLANQHGTATAKTRSKKLLIALLVVFSYVAAKNTFAFALPLEQWREPAFSLADSWVIALILTLMIASYYLRYQSWRPQVKSLSTLLFAGLYLDEWFTRLTLKIWPINLPNNGHTDLKNHAAGITIEESK from the coding sequence ATGAGTGAGTATATTATTTCGTTGTTACTGCTAATAATGCCTTTGAGCACATTTATAGCAGCCTGGTTAATTGGCCAACAATCGCGCGCTTCAAATGGTCATGTGCTGTTTAAAGTAATGGTGTTTAATAGCATTGCATTTATAACAGCTATTACGCTTCATCAAATTTATGCTTTTAATTTACTCAGTTTCTTATCGCTGACCATGACCCGAATTATTATGCTGGGGCTTATATTATTTATCACGCTGATATTAATTCGCTTTTGTAAGCACTATATGCAAGGTGAGCCACGTGTAAACTACTTTTGGCGATGGCTACTACTTACCATCACTGCCGTATTAGTTGTGGTTATGAGCAACCACTTAGCGCTATTTTGGCTAGGCTGGGTGGCGATAAGTTTAGCACTACATAAACTATTAATGTTTTACCCTGAGCGCCCTCGAGCGGTGCTCGCCGCCCATAAAAAATTTATTGTGGCACGTGTTGCCGAATCCTTATTACTGATTGCATTTGGTATTTTGTGGTTCATTCACAATAGTCTGTACATAAGTGATATAACCGCCTTTTATAACACCACCACACAACCACTGTCTTTTGCAGAGCAAGTCGCCGCTTTTTTAATTGCCTTTGCGGCTTTAATAAAATGCGCTCAACTCCCAATACACGGCTGGCTAATTAAAGTGGTTGAAGTACCCACACCGGTGAGCGCTTTATTACATGCCGGAGTCATTAATTTAGGAGGCTTTTTATTAATTTTATTTGCGCCTTTGTTTATTCAAGCTAGCGCAGCACAATGGTTAATTTTAATTGTTGCTGGTTTAACTACAGTGATCAGCGCATTAATAATGACCACTAGAATAAGCGTTAAAGTTCGGCTTGCTTGGTCTACCAGTGCGCAAATGGGCTTAATGCTGGTAGAGTGTGCGCTGGGGTTATTTGAACTGGCTCTGCTTCACCTTGTTACCCACTCAACTTATAAAGCTTTCGCATTTTTAAACTCAGGTAATGGCGTAAATGAAGATCTGATCCGCCGCCATATTCCAAAACAATCACCCGCATGCTTTGCTTGGTTAACAAGTGCGTTAATTTCAATAATAATAGTTGGCGCAGCATGGGTTATTAGCTCTTATCAGGGAGCGGTAAGTATTTGGTTGCTTTTAGCATCAGCATTAACCATTTTGCTTGCTAATCAGCATGGTACGGCTACGGCTAAAACACGCAGTAAAAAACTGTTAATTGCACTATTAGTGGTCTTTAGCTATGTGGCCGCTAAAAATACCTTTGCGTTTGCACTTCCCCTTGAGCAGTGGCGTGAACCTGCATTTAGCCTAGCCGACAGTTGGGTAATAGCTCTTATTTTAACCTTAATGATAGCAAGCTACTATTTGCGTTATCAGTCTTGGCGACCTCAGGTTAAGTCATTATCCACTTTATTATTTGCAGGCTTGTATTTGGATGAGTGGTTTACACGATTAACACTAAAAATATGGCCGATAAATTTGCCTAATAATGGCCACACTGATTTAAAAAATCATGCCGCTGGGATCACTATTGAGGAATCAAAATGA
- a CDS encoding LysR family transcriptional regulator: MSRLNYHHLYYFWSVARIGNLTQAAKELHLSQSALSTQIKQLEHTINIELFERKGRTLALTDMGKRVQMYANDIFTKGEELSSFIHKGVISQTQHLSIGVLNTLSRNFIEEFINPLMSNDEVRFSLTAGRMDGLLNGLAEHELDLVLTNKPIGLEHYDQLWQSQLVSRQPLAIVGPADKKIRGQFPAGYTDAQWVLPAKTSAIRDSFNALCARWQYQPKIKAEADDMAMLRLLARDSGALSVLPSVVVKDEIEQGLLVEYQRLPDAFEHFYAITAQRKFVPDILKSLLAKTC; encoded by the coding sequence ATGAGCCGTTTAAATTATCATCACTTATATTATTTTTGGTCGGTTGCTCGTATTGGTAACTTAACCCAAGCCGCGAAAGAGCTGCATTTGTCACAGTCAGCGCTCTCTACGCAAATAAAACAATTAGAGCACACCATTAATATTGAGTTATTTGAACGTAAAGGCCGCACACTCGCATTAACCGATATGGGAAAGCGGGTGCAAATGTACGCCAACGATATATTTACTAAAGGTGAGGAGTTATCTTCTTTTATTCATAAAGGAGTGATTTCGCAAACCCAGCATTTATCAATCGGGGTACTCAATACGCTCTCGCGTAACTTTATCGAAGAGTTTATAAATCCCTTAATGAGCAATGACGAAGTGCGCTTTTCGCTGACTGCAGGGCGTATGGATGGGCTGTTAAATGGCTTGGCCGAACACGAACTGGATTTAGTTTTAACTAATAAACCCATCGGGCTTGAGCACTACGATCAGCTTTGGCAAAGTCAGTTGGTATCTCGCCAGCCATTAGCCATAGTGGGTCCAGCTGATAAAAAAATACGTGGCCAATTTCCAGCAGGTTACACGGATGCACAGTGGGTGTTACCCGCTAAAACCTCAGCTATTAGAGACTCATTTAATGCTTTGTGTGCTCGTTGGCAGTATCAGCCAAAAATAAAAGCAGAGGCTGATGATATGGCTATGCTGCGATTACTTGCCCGTGATAGTGGTGCGTTATCGGTATTGCCATCAGTTGTAGTAAAGGATGAAATTGAACAAGGCCTACTGGTTGAATATCAGCGTTTACCCGATGCTTTCGAACACTTCTATGCCATTACCGCGCAGCGAAAATTTGTACCAGACATATTAAAGTCGCTGCTTGCCAAAACCTGCTAA
- a CDS encoding TlpA family protein disulfide reductase has protein sequence MFKQLILLLMLSLPLAVNATLKPHSDAISAKRLLSEHDKFAKQYQTFSPTPQDVALMQKLAGKEVLVLLGTWCHDSAREVPRLIKLLDESKVKLSKITFVTVGYNKRDEAGIALAHDLQYTPTFVVKHNGVEVNRVVEKPSGTLAQGLTLGL, from the coding sequence ATGTTTAAACAATTAATTTTACTTTTAATGTTGAGTTTACCACTGGCAGTGAATGCAACGCTCAAACCACACTCGGACGCTATTTCTGCTAAGCGTTTATTAAGCGAGCACGATAAATTTGCTAAACAATACCAAACATTTTCGCCCACACCGCAAGACGTTGCATTGATGCAAAAACTAGCAGGTAAAGAGGTGTTAGTGCTTTTAGGTACGTGGTGTCATGACAGTGCCCGTGAAGTACCTCGATTAATAAAGTTACTCGATGAATCGAAGGTTAAACTTTCGAAAATAACCTTTGTTACAGTCGGTTATAATAAACGTGATGAGGCCGGTATTGCTCTCGCGCATGACTTACAATATACCCCCACTTTTGTTGTTAAGCATAACGGGGTTGAAGTTAACCGCGTAGTAGAAAAACCCAGCGGCACTCTCGCCCAAGGTTTAACCTTAGGCTTATAA